GTTGATCGAGCAATCGGCGAGCTTACCGGGAAGTGCGGAGTTTTCGAGTGCGTTCTTGCGGCGCACGATGTCACGAGCTTTGCGGGCCGCTTCGCGCGCCTCTGCAGCGCGGAGCACCTTCTCGATGATCCGCTTGCCGATCGGCGGATTCTCTTCGAGGAACTGAGCGAGCTGCTCGTTCATGATGCCCTCGACGATGCCCTTCACTTCCGAGTTGCCGAGCTTCGTCTTCGTCTGGCCTTCGAACTGCGGCTCGGGTACCTTGACCGATATGATGACGGTCAGTCCCTCGCGGAAGTCATCGCCGGTGAGCGAAATCTTATCTGACTTGACAAGATTGTTCTTCGTCGCATAGTTATTCATCGTGCGCGTCAGCGCTGCTTTGAATCCCGCGACGTGCGAGCCGCCCTCATGTGTGTTGATGTTGTTCACGTACGAGAACAGGTTCTCGTTGAAGCCATCATTGTATTCGAAGCAAATCTCGACCGGTGTTGCATCGCGCTCGCCTTCGATAAAGACCGGCTTGTGCAGCGAAATACGCGTGCGATCGACATGCTTCACGAAGTCGCGGATACCACCCTTCGCATGAAACGTCTCATCTTCTTTCGTTCGCTCGTCCTTAAGTGTGATCGTAACTTGCGGATTGAGAAACGACAACTCCATCATGCGCTCGCGCAGAACGTCCATTCGCATAGTGATGGACTGTTTGAATATATCCGCGTCCGGCTTCCAGCGGGTGACCGTACCAGTCTTCTTCGTCTTACCGATGACCGTCACATCGGCCAATGGCTCGCCGCGCTCGTACTTCTGGTAATGGATCTTCCCATCCTGATGGACCTCAACTTCGCACCATTCCGAGAGCGCGTTCACAACTGACGCACCAACGCCATGCAAACCTCCAGAAACTTTGTACGCACCCTTATCGAACTTACCTCCGGCATGCAGCACGGTCATGACAACTTGAAGCGCGCTAACGCCTTCGCCCGCGTGCATCCCGGTCGGAATACCACGTCCATTATCGGCGACTTCGATCGAGCCGTCCTCCTTGAGGATAATATTGATCTCGCTCGCGTAGCCAGCCAAGACCTCATCGATCGAGTTGTCGACAACCTCATAGACGAGATGATGCAGCCCGCGTGAGGAGACATCGCCGATGTACATTGCCGGCCGGCGGCGAACGGCCTCGAGACCTTTAAGTACCTGAATATCTTCGGCGCCGTATTCTTGCTGATGATTTGCCATCAAAAATGGGGTATAGACCGGGTTTGAAACCGGTCAAAAATCCGTGAATAACCGTATTTGAATCCCTCGGATCAGGGGCTGCGCGCAACGATGGTTGCGCTCTACTCCGAGGTGCCCAATATGAACGCCAAAA
This genomic window from Bacteroidota bacterium contains:
- the gyrB gene encoding DNA topoisomerase (ATP-hydrolyzing) subunit B yields the protein MANHQQEYGAEDIQVLKGLEAVRRRPAMYIGDVSSRGLHHLVYEVVDNSIDEVLAGYASEINIILKEDGSIEVADNGRGIPTGMHAGEGVSALQVVMTVLHAGGKFDKGAYKVSGGLHGVGASVVNALSEWCEVEVHQDGKIHYQKYERGEPLADVTVIGKTKKTGTVTRWKPDADIFKQSITMRMDVLRERMMELSFLNPQVTITLKDERTKEDETFHAKGGIRDFVKHVDRTRISLHKPVFIEGERDATPVEICFEYNDGFNENLFSYVNNINTHEGGSHVAGFKAALTRTMNNYATKNNLVKSDKISLTGDDFREGLTVIISVKVPEPQFEGQTKTKLGNSEVKGIVEGIMNEQLAQFLEENPPIGKRIIEKVLRAAEAREAARKARDIVRRKNALENSALPGKLADCSINDPEHCEIYLVEGDSAGGSAKQGRDRRFQAILPLKGKILNVQKARLHKMLENEEIRNIFTALGVGIGEQQDLTKLRYGKVILMADADVDGAHIRTLILTLFYNHMKDLIEAGHIYIAQPPLYKVKKGKQEHYAYNDEERDEILKRLRTGKKEEDEIVEIVEEVAVNGEATTAQMMDGVATKGTVISRFKGLGEMNPEQLWSTTMNPETRTLLQVRIEDAYAAANMFETLMGDAVEPRREFIEKNATYVRNLDV